Proteins from a single region of Bacteroidia bacterium:
- a CDS encoding T9SS type A sorting domain-containing protein, with amino-acid sequence MKKFYLPIITLFFSVLTFCNSFAQTLRVQGRVNSLSLSDCSDCNSSADPRIKTRISTTTQPWSSEYKNERDNVGCDGGLSTNPGIYDVTGTPITDAWWVDIRGYETDGFICGGDDGNCDSYSGPSGVSGVILTTWAPSCSGTWNNFNASRTCNSGGTQVYTSATQLRYHFDFASLTDANAGGTISLSVPSDANLCIGGNPNQINGNSILSDRFSSRDWEVSTNGGSSFTSLGSSGQNYDPPALTAGTYIYRRKLTYCTDFAGGTKTVYSNSITITVNPLDNANFSYSSASYCSNLANPSPTITGLTGGTFSATAGLFINPTTGVIALASSTPGGPYTITYTTNGTCPNSSTQQVSIVAADNSSFSYSAASFCVNNGGTAVPVVTGLGGGTFSYTPNSGLTFNTGTGAITLATSNPGTYSVMYITNGVCPDTSTNSVIVTAADNSSFSYSSNTFCVNGTTNPLPQITGLTGGTFASSPAGLSLNASTGEITLSTSATGIPYIITYTTVGPCATSSNFSVIINPSPVVSFTGLAADYCINNTSSITLNGSPAGGTFSGLGVVGTTYTPSLTTIGTHVITYNYTDGNGCSASSSQNVLTNGLPFVSISGTLPAYCVSENTPITLTGFPAGGSFSGPGISGSDFTPSTAGSGIHTLTYTYTDPNGCTNSASTQVTVYALPTVAFAGLNTDYCITASPSNLTGFPSGGSFTGTGLSGSSTFDPQVAGVGGPYTLTYTYTDANGCTNSASQTTVVNNTPTVSFTGLAAQYCTNDPSATLSGNQVGGIFSGPGISGTTFSPSTSGTGNLTITYSYTDGNGCSNSISQSTVVYTAPTVNFAGLASAYCENDALDILIGFPAGGTFSGNGAVGNNFNPQVAGVGNQTITYTYTDANGCSNQASNSTVVNSTPAVSFSGLAGTYCISQTTAVSLNGSPTGGTFMVNSVVGGSFIPSVEGLGNHTISYFVTNAQGCSDTASLGTTVVPAPVVSFTGLAAQYCSNASSITLTGNPAGGTFTGSGIIGSTFDPTAAGTGTISITYSYSDGNGCSNSSTNSTVVVAAPVVNIAGLDASYCINGSLDQLTGFPTGGTFTGNGISGTNFNPQVAGTGTHTITYSYTDNNSCTSTTTASTLVNAQPVVSFSGLLNTYCIDNSVGTQLIGSPSGGTFFGNGISGNLFVPANAGLGSQTIFYTYTNGNGCSDTISNTTTVNALPVVSLTGLNTTYCAADPASVLTGLPGGGTFSGPGNVSSGSFNPAAAGAGTYNVTYTYTDGFGCTNSAQVSTEVYPMPNTPIISPQGPINLCVGSDTLLDAGNGYSTYTWFLNSGAIGNAQSFNASQAGTYYVTVANTFNCRATSGTVTINAVQLPVINLGNDTTFCLGTTFTLNAGNGYTSYAWNTGANTSTITVNSQGIYSVYVTDANGCHGSDQISVLAGNLLNPVITAQGNTQICQGDTVVLDAGSYATYSWSDGGQTTTQFFNATYAGPISVTVTDANGCSGTSAPVQIDVLPLPIVNIVASGPTELCAGNSVTLTADPGFVSYQWSDGVTAASNIVTQPGSYVVTVVGSNGCDNSSAPVVVNIHTPPQPTITASGPTTFCKGGSVNLTCDPGGMQYLWTTGSTSQTINVTQTGDYWVIVEDGFGCSDSSYVLNPVHVEVINPSPIISINGNTFTSTPFASYQWYQILGGGQPDSLLVGQTNQTYVATSSGTYYLIVTDQTGCTGSSVVIEHTYNAIQENNFFSGFHVYPNPTEDLLTIELGLGKPSAVEFQIINGNGQLVRNIELGQQNKQLEKSFRVDNLANGIYTLIVKAGEHTIRTNFVKR; translated from the coding sequence GCATTTCAACTACTACACAACCTTGGTCTTCGGAATACAAAAATGAAAGGGACAATGTGGGTTGTGATGGAGGATTGTCAACAAATCCGGGAATTTATGATGTGACCGGTACTCCTATTACCGATGCTTGGTGGGTTGATATTAGAGGATACGAAACCGATGGATTTATATGTGGAGGAGATGACGGAAATTGTGATAGTTATTCCGGGCCTTCAGGTGTTTCAGGTGTTATTCTAACCACTTGGGCACCGAGTTGTTCAGGAACTTGGAATAACTTCAATGCATCAAGAACTTGTAATTCAGGTGGTACTCAAGTTTATACCAGTGCTACCCAATTGCGTTATCATTTCGATTTTGCCAGTCTTACCGATGCCAATGCAGGAGGTACCATTTCATTGTCAGTACCTAGCGATGCGAATCTTTGTATTGGAGGAAATCCCAATCAAATTAATGGAAATTCTATTTTGAGTGATCGATTTTCATCGAGGGATTGGGAAGTTAGCACCAATGGAGGATCGTCTTTTACTTCGCTTGGCTCATCAGGTCAAAATTACGACCCACCGGCATTAACTGCAGGCACGTATATTTATCGTAGGAAATTAACGTATTGCACAGACTTTGCAGGAGGAACAAAAACAGTTTATTCCAATTCCATTACCATCACGGTAAATCCTTTAGACAATGCTAATTTTTCATACTCCTCTGCATCGTATTGTTCCAATTTAGCCAATCCGAGTCCAACCATTACGGGACTAACCGGTGGAACATTTTCTGCTACTGCCGGTTTATTTATTAATCCAACAACTGGGGTTATCGCTTTAGCTTCTTCAACTCCAGGCGGGCCATACACAATCACCTATACAACCAATGGAACTTGTCCCAATTCAAGTACTCAACAAGTTAGTATTGTAGCAGCAGATAACTCCAGCTTTAGTTATTCGGCAGCTTCTTTCTGTGTAAACAATGGAGGTACTGCTGTTCCGGTAGTAACGGGTTTAGGTGGAGGAACCTTTTCATACACACCCAATTCAGGATTAACCTTTAATACAGGAACCGGAGCAATTACGCTTGCTACCAGCAATCCTGGAACCTATTCAGTAATGTATATTACCAATGGAGTTTGTCCTGATACTTCAACCAATTCAGTTATTGTTACAGCTGCAGACAATTCCTCTTTTTCTTACTCCTCTAACACCTTTTGTGTAAATGGAACAACCAATCCATTGCCACAAATTACAGGTTTAACCGGAGGTACATTTGCATCCTCTCCTGCAGGTTTAAGCCTGAATGCATCAACCGGAGAAATTACTTTATCAACCTCTGCTACCGGAATTCCATATATCATTACATATACCACAGTAGGTCCTTGTGCAACTAGTTCGAATTTTTCAGTAATCATTAACCCTTCACCTGTTGTTTCTTTCACCGGCTTGGCTGCTGATTATTGCATTAACAATACTTCATCGATTACATTAAATGGCTCTCCGGCAGGAGGAACATTTTCAGGTTTAGGTGTAGTTGGAACTACCTACACACCTTCCCTAACAACCATTGGCACTCATGTAATTACATACAACTATACTGATGGAAATGGATGTAGTGCATCTTCAAGCCAAAATGTTCTAACCAATGGTCTTCCATTTGTTTCAATTTCAGGAACCTTACCTGCTTATTGTGTAAGCGAAAATACACCTATTACTTTGACGGGTTTCCCTGCTGGTGGTAGTTTTTCAGGTCCAGGCATTTCAGGTTCTGATTTTACACCCTCAACAGCAGGTTCAGGTATTCATACCTTAACCTACACCTACACCGATCCAAATGGTTGTACCAATTCTGCAAGCACACAAGTAACAGTTTATGCTTTACCAACTGTGGCATTTGCCGGCTTAAATACTGATTATTGTATTACTGCATCTCCAAGCAATTTAACCGGATTTCCTTCCGGAGGTAGCTTTACAGGTACCGGATTAAGTGGATCATCCACATTTGACCCACAAGTGGCCGGTGTTGGAGGTCCTTATACCTTAACCTATACTTACACAGACGCCAATGGATGTACCAATTCTGCCAGCCAAACAACCGTAGTTAATAATACTCCAACAGTTAGCTTTACTGGATTAGCTGCACAATATTGCACCAATGACCCTTCTGCTACCTTGAGTGGCAACCAAGTTGGAGGAATCTTTTCTGGTCCTGGAATAAGCGGAACTACATTTTCACCATCCACATCAGGTACAGGTAACCTTACCATTACGTATTCATACACGGATGGAAATGGATGTTCTAATTCAATTTCTCAATCTACGGTAGTATATACTGCACCAACTGTAAACTTTGCAGGATTAGCATCTGCCTATTGCGAAAACGACGCATTGGATATTCTAATCGGATTCCCGGCAGGTGGCACATTTTCAGGAAATGGTGCAGTTGGAAATAATTTTAACCCCCAAGTTGCCGGAGTAGGAAATCAAACAATAACCTATACCTATACTGATGCTAATGGATGTTCCAACCAGGCTTCTAATTCTACCGTTGTAAATTCAACACCTGCAGTTTCATTTAGTGGATTGGCCGGAACATATTGCATTAGCCAAACCACTGCTGTTAGTTTAAATGGATCGCCAACGGGCGGAACTTTTATGGTTAACTCCGTTGTTGGAGGCAGCTTTATCCCTAGTGTGGAAGGATTAGGGAACCACACCATAAGCTATTTTGTAACCAACGCCCAAGGATGCTCTGATACGGCCTCTTTAGGAACAACCGTTGTGCCTGCCCCGGTGGTATCTTTTACAGGATTAGCTGCCCAATATTGTTCGAACGCTTCCTCTATCACTCTAACTGGTAACCCAGCCGGTGGAACATTTACCGGATCTGGTATTATCGGAAGTACATTCGATCCAACTGCAGCAGGTACAGGAACCATATCTATTACCTATTCCTATTCAGATGGTAATGGTTGCAGCAATAGTTCTACAAACTCTACTGTAGTGGTGGCCGCTCCGGTTGTTAATATTGCAGGTCTGGATGCAAGCTATTGTATTAATGGTTCTTTAGATCAGTTGACCGGCTTTCCAACAGGAGGAACATTTACTGGAAATGGAATTTCGGGAACTAATTTTAATCCTCAGGTTGCAGGAACAGGAACCCATACTATTACTTATTCTTATACAGACAACAATAGTTGCACTAGTACTACCACTGCAAGCACTCTGGTTAATGCTCAACCTGTGGTTTCATTTAGCGGATTATTAAACACCTATTGCATAGATAATTCTGTTGGAACTCAATTAATTGGTAGTCCATCCGGTGGAACATTCTTTGGAAATGGCATCTCCGGCAATTTATTTGTTCCGGCTAATGCGGGATTAGGTTCTCAAACCATTTTTTACACCTATACCAATGGAAATGGTTGCTCTGATACCATTTCAAATACCACCACAGTCAATGCTCTTCCTGTTGTAAGTTTAACAGGATTGAATACCACCTATTGTGCAGCAGATCCTGCATCCGTATTAACAGGCTTACCAGGTGGTGGTACATTTTCCGGACCAGGCAACGTAAGTAGCGGATCTTTCAATCCTGCTGCAGCGGGTGCCGGTACATATAATGTAACCTACACATATACCGATGGATTTGGTTGTACTAATAGCGCACAAGTATCTACTGAAGTATATCCAATGCCTAACACCCCGATTATTTCACCTCAAGGCCCAATTAACCTTTGTGTAGGAAGTGATACCTTATTAGATGCCGGAAATGGTTACAGTACGTATACCTGGTTCCTAAACTCCGGAGCTATTGGAAATGCACAAAGTTTCAATGCATCTCAGGCAGGAACTTACTATGTAACAGTAGCGAATACTTTCAATTGCCGGGCTACCTCCGGAACCGTAACAATTAATGCTGTTCAATTGCCTGTAATTAACCTCGGTAATGATACCACCTTCTGCCTTGGAACTACCTTTACACTTAACGCAGGTAATGGTTATACTTCCTATGCATGGAATACCGGAGCCAACACCTCAACTATTACTGTAAACAGTCAGGGCATTTATTCAGTTTATGTAACAGATGCCAATGGTTGTCATGGATCAGACCAAATTTCAGTACTTGCCGGAAATCTTCTTAACCCGGTTATTACTGCTCAAGGAAATACCCAAATATGCCAGGGTGATACCGTAGTTTTGGATGCAGGCTCTTACGCTACTTATAGTTGGAGCGATGGAGGACAAACCACCACACAATTCTTTAATGCAACTTACGCAGGTCCGATTTCAGTTACCGTAACAGATGCAAATGGTTGTTCGGGAACTTCTGCCCCTGTACAAATTGACGTATTACCTCTTCCAATAGTAAATATTGTTGCAAGCGGTCCAACCGAACTATGTGCAGGTAATTCAGTAACCTTAACCGCAGATCCGGGTTTTGTTAGTTACCAGTGGAGCGATGGGGTTACCGCAGCTTCAAATATTGTAACTCAACCCGGAAGCTATGTTGTTACAGTTGTAGGATCAAATGGTTGTGATAATAGTTCTGCTCCTGTGGTAGTTAATATTCACACCCCTCCTCAACCTACCATAACTGCCAGCGGTCCAACTACATTCTGTAAAGGAGGCTCAGTTAACCTAACCTGTGATCCGGGTGGTATGCAATATTTATGGACAACAGGAAGCACTTCTCAAACAATAAATGTTACTCAAACCGGTGATTATTGGGTAATTGTTGAGGATGGATTTGGATGCTCAGATAGTTCATACGTATTAAATCCTGTTCATGTGGAAGTAATTAATCCTTCACCGATAATTAGTATCAATGGAAATACCTTCACCTCTACTCCATTTGCATCGTACCAATGGTATCAAATTTTAGGTGGTGGACAACCGGATTCATTATTAGTTGGACAAACCAATCAAACCTACGTTGCCACCTCCAGTGGTACCTATTACCTAATTGTGACAGACCAAACAGGTTGTACCGGATCCAGCGTAGTTATTGAACATACCTATAATGCTATCCAGGAAAACAACTTCTTTAGCGGATTCCATGTTTATCCTAATCCAACTGAAGATTTGTTAACAATTGAACTTGGATTAGGCAAACCAAGTGCAGTTGAATTCCAAATTATCAACGGTAACGGACAATTAGTTAGAAACATAGAGTTAGGGCAACAAAACAAACAATTAGAAAAAAGCTTTAGGGTTGAT